In Longimicrobium sp., the sequence TCAGCGACCTCGCGGCGATGGCGGCGCGGCCCATCGGCGTGCTCGCGTCGCTGGCGGTGCCGCGGGGGGATGCGGGGGACTTCGCGGTGGAGGTGATGGAGGGGGTGCGGCGGGCCGCGGAGTCGGTGGGCGCGGTGGTGCTGGGCGGCGACCTCACGCGCTCACCAGGGCCCGTGATGCTGGACGTGACGGTGGTGGGCGAGGCGTCGCACCCCGTGCTCCGCTCCGGCGCGCGCATGGGCGACGAGGTGTGGGTGACGGGCGAGCTGGGCGCGGCGGCGGCGTGCGTGGAGCG encodes:
- a CDS encoding AIR synthase related protein, which encodes MPTPTFRPRGTVAPALLGPGAEFDLIRRFLSPVQAGRPDVRVGPGDDGAVVAGEGIVLSSDLSVEEVHFRRDWLPAEGIGYRAAAAALSDLAAMAARPIGVLASLAVPRGDAGDFAVEVMEGVRRAAESVGAVVLGGDLTRSPGPVMLDVTVVGEASHPVLRSGARMGDEVWVTGELGAAAACVER